A genomic region of Thunnus albacares chromosome 4, fThuAlb1.1, whole genome shotgun sequence contains the following coding sequences:
- the synpra gene encoding synaptoporin, giving the protein MDTANQLASVGTFQVLKLPLGFIRVLEWLFAIFAFATCGGYSGQLRVSVDCMEKASSNLSIGIDFAYPFRLYQVSFEAPMCEATRRERLFLIGDYSSSAEFFVTIAVFAFLYSLGATIVYIFFQNKYRENNRGPLIDFVVTVVFSFMWLVSSSAWAKALSDVKIATDPDEVQLLISACKVQTNKCGSVQGPRWSGLNTSVVFGFLNFVLWAGNIWFVFKETGWHKGASRITGGATEKQAGTFNQQPYNQGSFDQSGSYNTQGNLGQPSEYSPVGGPTSYSNQM; this is encoded by the exons ctcTTTGCCATTTTTGCATTTGCAACATGTGGGGGCTACTCTGGGCAGCTGCGGGTTAGCGTGGACTGCATGGAGAAGGCCAGCAGCAACCTCAGCATCGGCATCGACTTTGCGTATCCTTTCAG gttgTACCAGGTGTCCTTTGAAGCGCCCATGTGTGAGGCCACGAGGAGGGAGCGCCTGTTCCTCATTGGAGACTATTCATCCTCAGCAGAGTTTTTCGTCACCATTGCGGTCTTTGCCTTCCTGTATTCCCTCGGTGCCACTATTGTCTACATCTTCTTTCAGAACAAGTACCGCGAAAACAATCGAGGACCGCTCATT GATTTTGTTGTGACTGTGGTGTTTTCCTTCATGTGGCTGGTCAGTTCTTCTGCTTGGGCCAAGGCTCTGTCTGATGTCAAAATAGCCACTGATCCAGATGAGGTgcagctcctcatctctgcctGCAAAGTCCAGACCAACAAGTGCGGTTCTGTGCAGGGACCACGCTGGTCCGGACTCAACACCTCAGTG gTCTTTGGGTTCCTCAACTTTGTTCTATGGGCTGGCAACATCTGGTTTGTCTTCAAGGAGACTGGTTGGCACAAGGGTGCTTCAAGGATCACAGGCGGAGCAACTGAGAAACAAGCCGGCACCTTTAACCAGCAGCCCTACAACCAGGGGAGCTTTGACCAGTCAGGGAGCTACAACACCCAGGGAAACCTCGGCCAGCCGTCTGAGTACAGCCCGGTTGGAGGGCCTACCTCCTACTCCAATCAAATGTAG
- the LOC122980889 gene encoding uncharacterized protein LOC122980889 isoform X2 encodes MDTLQYLNAFISERLAAAAVEIFGAVEKTFTDYQGEISRSKQEIDHLRTLVLCPQIRLHRSAQQVSLHYCDEEVSPVSCHEEDVWAPDVSPEHPSTLHTKVQKADHQRGPSWRQPCDTTVSPQFVKREHHEDSPSHLYRVLTVEQMADIKSEPDGDEFITSPSTREAGEKPESSGLQQLKDPLEITHHEQDESDEQQYTEHHLLLWKRPTMTANSLFSQRRVFVMRKRVEMVKEKATN; translated from the exons ATGGACACCCTGCAGTATCTAAACGCTTTTATCTCTGAGCGGCTGGCTGCGGCGGCTGTGGAGATTTTCGGGGCGGTGGAGAAAACGTTTACAGATTATCAGGGAGAAATTAGCCGATCCAAGCAGGAGATAGATCACCTAAGAACACTGGTGCTCTGTCCTCAAATCAGATTACACAGATCAG CTCAACAGGTCAGCCTTCACTACTGTGATGAGGAGGTTTCCCCTGTAAGCTGCCATGAGGAGGACGTCTGGGCCCCAGATGTGAGTCCAGAGCACCCGAGCACCCTGCACACTAAAGTCCAGAAGGCTGATCATCAGCGAGGGCCGTCCTGGAGGCAGCCATGTGACACCACAGTGTCTCCTCAGTTTGTGAAAAGAGAACATCATGAGGATTCACCCTCACACCTCTACAGAGTATTAACTGTTGAACAGATGGCAGATATCAAATCTGAGCCTGATGGTGATGAGTTTATAACATCTCCATCAACCAGGGAGGCTGGTGAGAAGCCAGAGTCTTCTGGGCTTCAGCAACTGAAAG ATCCACTTGAGATCACTCATCATGAGCAGGATGAGTCTGATGAGCAGCAGTACACTGA ACACCATCTGCTCCTCTGGAAGAGACCGACCATGACTGCAAACTCCCTCTTCAGTCAGAGAAGAGTGTTTGTGATGAGGAAAAGAGTAGAGATGGTGAAGGAGAAGGCTACGAACTGA
- the LOC122980889 gene encoding zinc finger protein 544-like isoform X1, with translation MDTLQYLNAFISERLAAAAVEIFGAVEKTFTDYQGEISRSKQEIDHLRTLVLCPQIRLHRSAQQVSLHYCDEEVSPVSCHEEDVWAPDVSPEHPSTLHTKVQKADHQRGPSWRQPCDTTVSPQFVKREHHEDSPSHLYRVLTVEQMADIKSEPDGDEFITSPSTREAGEKPESSGLQQLKDPLEITHHEQDESDEQQYTEQAWSPCQDREDPDLPYIKVERFTPSAPLEETDHDCKLPLQSEKSVCDEEKSRDGEGEGYELSRVSQPFYSVNPDCLTSQSEYSYSTEGVVNGEWIKVLTPTGTIQKKRQNSNLCCQERVSVETEEDINYFTRERRHTCPICAKRFKESSHLKDHVRIHTGEKPYQCKECSKNFRQSGALTLHMRIHTGERPYQCTDCGRRFNRKGDMETHKVTHTGERPHLCMVCGKSFKRKSNLNTHLKTHAEDKMDYTQPL, from the exons ATGGACACCCTGCAGTATCTAAACGCTTTTATCTCTGAGCGGCTGGCTGCGGCGGCTGTGGAGATTTTCGGGGCGGTGGAGAAAACGTTTACAGATTATCAGGGAGAAATTAGCCGATCCAAGCAGGAGATAGATCACCTAAGAACACTGGTGCTCTGTCCTCAAATCAGATTACACAGATCAG CTCAACAGGTCAGCCTTCACTACTGTGATGAGGAGGTTTCCCCTGTAAGCTGCCATGAGGAGGACGTCTGGGCCCCAGATGTGAGTCCAGAGCACCCGAGCACCCTGCACACTAAAGTCCAGAAGGCTGATCATCAGCGAGGGCCGTCCTGGAGGCAGCCATGTGACACCACAGTGTCTCCTCAGTTTGTGAAAAGAGAACATCATGAGGATTCACCCTCACACCTCTACAGAGTATTAACTGTTGAACAGATGGCAGATATCAAATCTGAGCCTGATGGTGATGAGTTTATAACATCTCCATCAACCAGGGAGGCTGGTGAGAAGCCAGAGTCTTCTGGGCTTCAGCAACTGAAAG ATCCACTTGAGATCACTCATCATGAGCAGGATGAGTCTGATGAGCAGCAGTACACTGAACAAGCCTGGAGCCCCTGCCAGGACCGCGAGGACCCTGATCTTCCGTACATCAAAGTGGAAAGGTTTACACCATCTGCTCCTCTGGAAGAGACCGACCATGACTGCAAACTCCCTCTTCAGTCAGAGAAGAGTGTTTGTGATGAGGAAAAGAGTAGAGATGGTGAAGGAGAAGGCTACGAACTGAGCAGAGTCTCTCAGCCCTTCTACTCGGTAAATCCAGACTGCCTCACATCTCAAAGTGAATATAGTTACAGTACAGAAGGTGTGGTGAATGGAGAATGGATTAAAGTGCTCACACCAACAGGAACaatacaaaagaaaagacaaaactcCAATTTGTGCTGTCAGGAAAGGGTAAGTGTTGAAACGGAAGAAGATATAAATTATTTCACCAGGGAGAGAAGACACACGTGTCCCATCTGTGCAAAACGTTTTAAAGAGTCGAGCCATTTGAAGGATCATGTGAGAatccacacaggagagaaaccgtACCAGTGCAAGGAATGCAGCAAGAACTTCAGACAGAGCGGAGCTTTGACTTTGCACATGAGAATCCACACAGGGGAGCGACCGTACCAGTGCACAGACTGTGGCCGGCGCTTCAACCGAAAGGGCGACATGGAGACTCACAAGGTGACACATACAGGGGAGAGACCCCATCTGTGCATGGTGTGTGGGAAAAGCTTCAAAAGGAAGAGCAACTTAAACACACATCTAAAGACCCATGCAGAAGACAAAATGGATTACACTCAACCACTATGA